TCTTCCCCGATGAATGTATCCCCATCGCGGGGGATAATCGTTTGCTGGCGGTGGTAACCTGTACGCAACAAGAACGTACTGCCAGCCGGGTTGCTGTTCACAATGGATTGAATATTATCACCAGGGTTGATGCCGATAGCACCGGCAGGGTTGCTCTGGGCGGCCACACTGCTACTTAAAAGAGCAGCAAAGCCAACCAGCCAACAGAATATAAGGCCACGTGTGACAGTAGGACGGACAGCGATACGACGGAAAAAATGGCGGGAGCTGTTTTGAGGTTTCACTATCCTGCTTCTCTCCTTCACGATTGGCGCTTTGTGCTTGCCATATTCATCTGCATGAAAATGGTCGCTGCCGTGAATGAATTCTCTCTTCGATGTGGCACAATACGCCAATTGCCATTAGCTTACAGGGATCAAGTCCATAAGGCACGGTGTTGCATCGGCGACACATTGATTGTGACGGCTTCTTCTGACCGTGTCAATTCGTTGACTTGTGTCAGCAATGTAAACCAAATAGACGCACATACAATAGGAAAATGTAACTAAGTCCTTAAGAAAGGACTATTTGAGCGTCTTAATCAGTCGAATCTGCTACTGGTAGTGCCAACGATACCATCACAGCCTTGTGATCAGAAACCCCGCAACTATCAATGACCCGTGCATCCATTGCCTGGAAAGGTGCACTATAAAAGACGTAATCCAGACGGATCAATGAAGGCAGAGGCCCGATGCCACAAGCGGGATAAGTATAACCCATTCCCTGGCCTGCTACCCGGAAACTATCGGTCAGTATACTGGCAAAACGTGCATAATTGGCAAACTGATCGCCTGTATTCAGGTCCCCGGCCATGATGACCGGGTCTGTTTCAGCGGTTACGCGCTCAATGATGCTATCTACGGCGCCCCGATTTGAAGAAACGTCTTTATCCTGGAACTCGATCAACGGCAGGTGCCGGAGGTTAAAAGGAGGCCAGGGATGCACGTTGTACAGGATGACTTGCTGCCCGTCCATATCAACCACCACGCGCTGATTACCATGCGACTCTGGTAATTCTGTGAACTGCCAGTAAACACTGTCCGTAATGGGGAATTTGCTGAAGACACCCTGCCCACGGACATAGTTATAGCGTCCATCCTGGGGATCAAGCGCTTGATAAGGGTATAGCTCCCCTAGTGCTTCTTCCAGGTATTCCGCAGCGGGCACGCCGAATTCTTGCAACATGATGATGTCTGCGTCTGAAGCTGCCAGTAATTCAGCCCCGGCTTTGATCTGTGGCTCATTGCGCGCCAGGAAGTTCATCGTCAGCACGTGGATTGTCTGGCTGTTGCTAGGTGCCTCTGGTGATTTCGGCATATAAATAGGCACCATGAAGATAACCCATGCGATCAGTGGGGCCGTTAGCAGGGCCATCACCCAATGCTGATGCATCCCTAAGGCCACGATCATGGCAATGGGCAGGGGCAGCGCTAAGAGCGAATAAGCCGTCCGCAAAAAATCAAGCTGGATGCTGCTTCCTGGTGCCAACACGACAATGAGGCCAATAATGACGAGGCCAATCGTATAGAGCACCAGCGGGATCAGCAGCGCCCAGTGCAGCAGGTCACTCATACGGTTTTTGTCGCTGGATGAATCGACTTTTACAGGTTGTGTCATGAGCTAGAATGTCCTTCATTGACGAGCTTCTTGAAGGGGTTCGTCATTCTTCGTCTTATCGTCGGACACGCGGACGTAGAACCATAGGCTGATGCCCAGCATCACCAGGTTTACGATCATCATGTTCAGGTTTGCGCCTACCAGTTTGAAGGCCGCCAATAGGCCAAGGCCAATTGTCACTGTGATGAGCGCCGGGATAATCTTGGATATGAATGAATACTTGACGCGCCCCGTCGCCCGCAGGGCCGCATCCACCACAACGGAGCCACCCATAATAACAGGCCACGCCCCCATCGTCAGCAGCAAGGGGAAGGTGACGTATTCATCGTAACGCCCATTGTAGATAAAGCTTAGCAGCGGCCCGCCAAAGAGGACAACGCCGACGAAGTACAGCCCTGTGAAGAACAGCACCAGCTTCAGGGCGAAGACCAATTGTTGATCAACAGCCGAGCGCCCGCCGGTTGAATACTTGCGCACAAAAGAGGGCAGCAGCAGCCCATTAATCGCAACAATGCCTAGTGTGATCGGCATCGTCAGGTTGAGGACAGCACGCAGCGCGCCGCTTTCCGCAAGTGAAAACAGCAGAGGCAGCACAACATAATGAAAATTGGCCGGGATCCAACCCAGGATGCGGTCAGCCGTGGACCAGCGCCCATATTGCCAGTGATCGCGTAAGATACTGCGTGCGTCCATCGTGTCATGTGCTTTGAGCCGCAGATTTGGATGCAGGAAGACAATCGCCAGAAAGGCCGCTGAAATCACAGAGCCAACCGCCAGCGCCATCAGCGCCGTAAAAGCGTTGAGCCAGCCTTGCACATTGAAGATATAAAGCGCCAGCATCGTCACGCCCAGGTAGATAAAGCCGCCCAATGCAGACCAGTGTGGTTTGGAGAGGATATAAAAAGGCTGACGCGTTAGCCAGCGCAGCAGTAAAAATGGCGAGCCGATTGCCGCCCCCATCAGCGCGCCGGAAACAATCCCCGTATCGGATATAGAGGAGAAAATCGCGGCAGCACCCAGCACTGCGAAGGCCATAAAGCCAAAGCCGATATGCCCAAAGAATAAATAGCCCAGATATTGACGAAAGCGATGCGCATGTTTGCCAGCACCATAGATGCTCATTGGCTCAACCATGACAGCTTCATACAGGTTTTGCAGCAGCAAAAACCAGGAATACACGACCACAAAGGCCCCATATTCATCTTCGAACATCCAGTTTGCCAGTGCGACGTTGATGACGAAGTTACTGCCGGAAAATAAAGCCTGATCAATAAGAGCGCCGCTGATGCGCGTCGTCCAGCCACCATACCGCTGCACAAGCCGTCCAACGAAGCTTGAAGAAGAAGGCTGCGAAGATGAATCAGCAGCCGGCGTTTCTATCGTATTAGGCATGTGTGCGAATCCTGTGGTTCTTTTGACTGTATGGTAACACTACTCCCTTAGCCTTGCGCATCCCTTGCATATGAATGCGTTTCCCTTTCGCTACATTAAGAAAATGCGGTCCATTTGCGCCCTCTGCAAACGGACCTTGGTAGATCGTTTGAAATTGGTCACAATGGGGCTGGTTTTGTGGCCGTTGATAGTCATTTTTACTAAAGGACTTTGATATGAAAATTACGGATATTACCGTTTATTTGGCGAAGGAATGGCGTACCTTCCTCTTCGTCATCATTGACACGGACGAAGGCATTTATGGCATTGGGGAATCCGGCATTACAGGCCGTGAACTGGCTGTACAAGGTGCTATTGAGCATCTCAAGCCGTTGCTGATAGGCCAAGACCCTTTTCGCATTGAGCATATCTGGCAGTTGATGTTCCGCAGTGGGTTCTTCCCGGCGCAGCGTATCCTGACGTCTGCCATGGCCGCTATTGATGTGGCCCTATGGGATATTAAAGGCAAGGCGTTAGGCGTCCCTGTGTATGAATTATTGGGTGGGCGTGTGCGTGATAAGGTGCTCACCTATAACCATAATTCCGGCGAGACTGTCGAAGCGCTGGTTGAGCGCTGTTTGCAAGCTGTGGACGAAGGCCACAAGGTCCTGCGATGGGGCTTAGCCCATCAATCCAGCACAGAATTTACGCCCCGGCAGGCTGTCCTACGTGCCATCAAAGAATTTGATGCGATCCGCAGCGCGGTTGGTGATGACATCGAAATCTGCATTGATCTGCACACGCGGTTGAACCTCGCGGACGCGCTCTGGCTGTGCCAGGAAGCCGAGCCGTATCGCCCTCTGTTTGTAGAAGACCCTCTCCGCAGCGAAAATTATCAGACGTACCGCAGTTTGCGTAACCGGACCACTGTGCCGCTTGCCGCTGGCGAACAGTATAGTTCTAAGTGGGAGTTCCGCCAGGTGATCGAAGAGGACCTGATCGACTATGCCCGTATTGACCTGTGCATCTGTGCAGGCCTGACGGAAGCTAAGAAGATCGCGGGTTGGTGCGAGACGCATTATATTGATCTGGCAGTGCATAACCCGATTGGCCCTGTGGCGACATCGGCATTCCTGCATCTCAATTTAGCTTGTTCGAACTTCGCCGTACAGGAGATGCCACGCCTCCCGAATGAAAGTTTGCCTGATGTGGTGCTTAACCAGCCGGAATGGCGCGACGGCTATTTGCTGCCGCCGGAGCGGCCCGGCCTGGGTATCGAATTTGACCGCGAGGCCGTGAAAAAGTACCCGTTCGAGATAACTCCCATTCCGATGCTGCATCGTGTTGATGGCAGCATGACCAATTGGTAAATCGCTGTTACGGCAAATGAACAGCCAGTAAGCAAAAACGCCCCTGCTCAGAGGGGCGTTTTGGTTACTATGATGCTGACCGAGATTAGCTGGTTGGCACAGCCCAGATACGTACGGTGCCATCATCGCTGCACGTGGCAATCAACGTGCCATCTTCACTGATAGCGACATTGTTGATGTCGGCGGTATGACTGCGTAGATCCCGCAGCCATGCCTGAGTGGAAAGCTCCACCAGCTGCACATTGCGCCCGATTACATACGCCAGAATGAGCTTATTCGGGCTGATGAAGGACTCTGCACTGCCGGATGAGAAGGTGTTTACGCGCTCGCCTGTCTCCTGGTTCCATGTTTCCACATCGCCATTGCTGCTGATGGCAGCCAGCACACTAGTGTTATCTGTAAAAGCGACATGCACAATATCCGACAAGCTGGAGTTATAGACGTTCTTTTGCTCGCCTGTGATTGGGTCCCAGGTGATGATGATGCCATCTGCCCCGGCTGAAATCAGCGAGCGCCCATCTGGCGTAAACGTCAATGCTGAAACTGCCGATGTCACCCCTTGCAGGACCAGTACATTCGACTCTGAACCATCCGATGTCTGGTTGGGTTGGGTCGTGGTGGTATTCGCAAATGGATCGGTGTCTTCTTCGGTTGTACCTGTATCGGTATCAGCTTCAGCGTCGGTGTCTTCTTCGGTTGTTTCCGGCTCCTGGGTAAAGGTTTCCGGCACAGTCGCCGCTTCTGAATCCTCATCCAACGACCACAGACGAATAGTGCGGTCATCACTGCCAGATGCCAGAATACGGCCATCCGGGCTGAATGTCAGGGCTGTGACTGGCCCAAAGTGCCCGCTGAGGTCTGTAACATTCGATAGATTATTGAGTTCCCATACTTTGATGAGGCCGCTGTTGCTGCCTGCTGCGATGTGGGCCAGTGTTGGGCTGAAAGCCGCACTGTTAAAGCTCCCCGTGAAGCCCTCGAAGAGCATTTGCTGCTCGCCGGTTGCAATATCCCAGATGCGTACAGTCCCATCTGTGCTGCCGCTGATGAGTTGGCTGGCATCCTGGTTGAATGCTGCGCTGACCACAATGCCATCGTGTCCATCAAATGTCTGGCTCAGGTCCCCACTTGTGAGGTCCCATATCTGGGGTGTGTTGGCGCGCGTCACCGTCAAGATGCTGCTGTTGGTACCAAAGACAATGCTGTTAACGCGCGAGGACCCACGAATGAAGTTAATCAGCTCATCCAGGGCGACATCCCATAGGCGGATCACGCCATCTTCACCGCCGGAAATAATACCGCCCCCATTGGGCTGGACATCCAGTGCATAAATGGCCCCTTCATGGGCTGGCCGGGATAGCACTTCTTCAGAAGTTTCAATATCCCAGACGTGCAGGTCACCGTTGGTATCGCCGCCGTAAACCTGCGTGTCATCCGGGCTAAAAGTCACGGCGTTCAGGCCCACCCCGGCGGAGATGATCATATCCTGAGCCCCTGTATCCAGGTTCCAGAAGATCATGTTGGAATCTTGCCCAACGGTGACAAGCGATGTCGAAGTTGAATTGAATGCTACATCCTGCACACCACCATGGAACCCTGTAAAGACGTTGCGGCCTGTCTGTACATCCCACAGGCTCAGGTTTTGATCGCGGCTGATGGTGGCGACTAATTTATCATCCGGGCTAAAAGCGGCTTTTAAAATGCTCTCGGTAGCGCTCGTCAATAAGTAACGGTTATCTGGCTCAAAAGGTGCATCGTAAATCCATACGCCGACGGAGGTGCCAACGGCGATCATCTCGCCATCATGGGACCATGCTACAGTCTGAACAGTACCTGCGCCCAGTGTCGCCAATTCGACGACGTTGGAGGCATTACGCGGAGTAATGGGCGGAAAAGGGAGTGTCCCGAAAATACTCTCCTGGCCTTGTACAAGGAGAGGCGTCAGGAATGTACAAAGGCTGAGCAGGAAAAGCCCAATCGTTCGACGTTTATTCATTGCAAGTCCTTTTGTATAACTTGTGACCAAACTTTATGCACACAAGTTAATCTTACTTAAGGTCCCTTGCAGTGCCCTTGCACATCAAGCCCACTCAAACAGATTGTGTGGGCTATTTTACCTGCTCATGCCAATGTGGTATCCGAGACAGGTTTTTGGGGCCTGTTTCAGGATACATTTTCGAGTCATACGACTACGTTTTGTTGAGAATTGTCCCTGTGAGGGTTAGCCCCATATCCATGAACTGGTCCCTGACCTGCATGGCCTCCGCTCGGTCTGTGCGGCTGGCTTCAATGACGATCAGTGCCGATGCATTGACCTTTGCCGCCAGCGTATAACCATCTGCATAATCCATTGCCGGTGGCGAATCGAAGAGGATGACGTTGTAATTGCCGATGTCGATCAGGCGTTCAATCGTGCGCTCGATATTTTCAAAGCCGA
The Phototrophicus methaneseepsis DNA segment above includes these coding regions:
- a CDS encoding WD40 repeat domain-containing protein, whose product is MNKRRTIGLFLLSLCTFLTPLLVQGQESIFGTLPFPPITPRNASNVVELATLGAGTVQTVAWSHDGEMIAVGTSVGVWIYDAPFEPDNRYLLTSATESILKAAFSPDDKLVATISRDQNLSLWDVQTGRNVFTGFHGGVQDVAFNSTSTSLVTVGQDSNMIFWNLDTGAQDMIISAGVGLNAVTFSPDDTQVYGGDTNGDLHVWDIETSEEVLSRPAHEGAIYALDVQPNGGGIISGGEDGVIRLWDVALDELINFIRGSSRVNSIVFGTNSSILTVTRANTPQIWDLTSGDLSQTFDGHDGIVVSAAFNQDASQLISGSTDGTVRIWDIATGEQQMLFEGFTGSFNSAAFSPTLAHIAAGSNSGLIKVWELNNLSNVTDLSGHFGPVTALTFSPDGRILASGSDDRTIRLWSLDEDSEAATVPETFTQEPETTEEDTDAEADTDTGTTEEDTDPFANTTTTQPNQTSDGSESNVLVLQGVTSAVSALTFTPDGRSLISAGADGIIITWDPITGEQKNVYNSSLSDIVHVAFTDNTSVLAAISSNGDVETWNQETGERVNTFSSGSAESFISPNKLILAYVIGRNVQLVELSTQAWLRDLRSHTADINNVAISEDGTLIATCSDDGTVRIWAVPTS
- the dgoD gene encoding galactonate dehydratase; amino-acid sequence: MKITDITVYLAKEWRTFLFVIIDTDEGIYGIGESGITGRELAVQGAIEHLKPLLIGQDPFRIEHIWQLMFRSGFFPAQRILTSAMAAIDVALWDIKGKALGVPVYELLGGRVRDKVLTYNHNSGETVEALVERCLQAVDEGHKVLRWGLAHQSSTEFTPRQAVLRAIKEFDAIRSAVGDDIEICIDLHTRLNLADALWLCQEAEPYRPLFVEDPLRSENYQTYRSLRNRTTVPLAAGEQYSSKWEFRQVIEEDLIDYARIDLCICAGLTEAKKIAGWCETHYIDLAVHNPIGPVATSAFLHLNLACSNFAVQEMPRLPNESLPDVVLNQPEWRDGYLLPPERPGLGIEFDREAVKKYPFEITPIPMLHRVDGSMTNW
- a CDS encoding endonuclease/exonuclease/phosphatase family protein, producing MTQPVKVDSSSDKNRMSDLLHWALLIPLVLYTIGLVIIGLIVVLAPGSSIQLDFLRTAYSLLALPLPIAMIVALGMHQHWVMALLTAPLIAWVIFMVPIYMPKSPEAPSNSQTIHVLTMNFLARNEPQIKAGAELLAASDADIIMLQEFGVPAAEYLEEALGELYPYQALDPQDGRYNYVRGQGVFSKFPITDSVYWQFTELPESHGNQRVVVDMDGQQVILYNVHPWPPFNLRHLPLIEFQDKDVSSNRGAVDSIIERVTAETDPVIMAGDLNTGDQFANYARFASILTDSFRVAGQGMGYTYPACGIGPLPSLIRLDYVFYSAPFQAMDARVIDSCGVSDHKAVMVSLALPVADSTD